From the Nitrospirota bacterium genome, one window contains:
- a CDS encoding S41 family peptidase, which produces MFRSKKTFVWMSVIVIAFAGFLLGKGMLLEKVDAGEDVHYARLKTFAETLSIVKQNYVEEVDDKELVYGAIKGMLNSLDPHSSFLPPEAFKEMQIDTKGEFSGLGIQIGIKDKMLTVIAPIEDTPAYKAGVKSGDKIIKIDNESTQDITLQDAVTKLRGPKGTSVTITILREGLDKAKDFTIVRDVIQLKSVKSRIIDEKYGYVKLTQFQQKTASDLADALDKFKKDNLNALVLDLRNNPGGLLNSAVEVSSQFMPEGKLVVYIKGRTGDKQEFHTVNNSKHYDFPMIVLVNEGSASASEIVAGALQDWGRSVVLGTQTFGKGSVQTVIPLSDGSALRLTTARYYTPKGRSIQTTGITPDIVVKPEIKEETKTHPVIREKDLKQHLKNDVAKDKDTETEEIKDTEAAEIPAEVSEKDDIQLQRALDLLKSWKVFKELPKAG; this is translated from the coding sequence ATGTTCAGAAGTAAAAAGACGTTTGTCTGGATGTCAGTCATTGTAATCGCCTTTGCCGGGTTTCTGCTCGGTAAGGGAATGCTCTTAGAGAAAGTAGACGCCGGGGAAGACGTGCATTATGCGCGGCTGAAGACCTTTGCCGAAACACTTTCGATAGTAAAGCAGAATTATGTTGAAGAGGTGGATGACAAGGAGCTTGTTTACGGAGCAATCAAAGGCATGCTCAATTCTCTTGATCCGCATTCCTCGTTTCTTCCTCCCGAGGCCTTTAAGGAAATGCAGATCGACACAAAAGGAGAGTTCTCGGGGCTCGGCATCCAGATCGGCATAAAAGATAAAATGCTGACCGTCATCGCCCCCATCGAAGACACGCCAGCTTATAAAGCCGGGGTCAAGTCAGGAGACAAGATCATTAAAATAGACAATGAATCCACGCAGGACATTACCCTTCAGGACGCGGTGACAAAATTGAGAGGCCCCAAAGGCACATCCGTTACAATCACGATATTAAGGGAAGGGTTGGACAAGGCAAAGGACTTCACCATTGTCAGGGACGTCATCCAGCTCAAGAGCGTAAAATCCAGGATCATTGATGAAAAATACGGCTATGTAAAACTAACGCAGTTTCAGCAGAAGACCGCGTCAGACCTTGCTGATGCACTGGACAAGTTTAAAAAGGACAATTTGAACGCGCTGGTGCTTGATCTCAGGAACAATCCGGGCGGCCTCCTAAACAGCGCGGTGGAAGTTTCAAGCCAGTTCATGCCTGAGGGGAAACTCGTGGTTTACATCAAAGGCAGGACCGGCGACAAACAGGAATTCCATACCGTCAACAACAGCAAACACTATGACTTCCCCATGATCGTGCTTGTAAATGAAGGGAGCGCCAGCGCCTCTGAGATCGTGGCCGGGGCCCTGCAGGACTGGGGACGCTCCGTAGTGCTTGGAACGCAGACATTCGGAAAGGGTTCGGTCCAAACCGTCATTCCTTTAAGCGACGGCTCTGCCCTGCGCCTGACAACTGCAAGATACTATACTCCTAAGGGCAGATCCATACAGACGACCGGCATTACGCCAGATATCGTCGTCAAACCAGAGATAAAGGAAGAGACCAAAACCCATCCCGTCATCAGAGAAAAAGACCTCAAACAGCATCTTAAAAATGATGTTGCAAAGGACAAAGATACCGAGACCGAGGAAATAAAAGATACTGAGGCGGCTGAGATACCCGCCGAGGTTTCTGAAAAGGATGATATCCAGCTTCAGCGCGCGCTGGATCTGTTGAAGTCATGGAAGGTATTTAAAGAACTGCCCAAGGCTGGCTAA